The nucleotide sequence tcaaaaatgtttcaacctcacgtagttgctttttacatgttagagctgtctggtaaagtttgtaaattattgtctgaaagtgactgtgaatagcctaaacattacctttagatgtaaaaaaacaaaaacaaaaacaacaacctcCAGGGCTGCtagggagaccccctagaaccccccccccccccattcactcACACTCACATTAGAGGTGgccatatcccagtctcaaaacTCTTCCCtttacagcttactgtcagatgctctGAAACATCCCcacaagctggagaaactgaccggtctaccTAAATGTTTGAGCTCatcaatcaagtttccgatttgtattttcagtgtgtcaccataccatggcataaaaactgtcaatgatgtttatttaattgaaaatcaaacatgtatgaaatacatgtatgtagttttccaaatataatctgtgtgtgatagaacagcatttttttactctctgtattaccgtGTGCGacaaccaaacagaaaattgtggcaacaaatgtaggtgttcgacattgacgtaaaaaagcCCCGGATAtgtcaaagaagcaaagaaaaaaaagttgccagcataggcgaaggagaaaaaaataattctcaggcaagcaggtgggaaaaaataatgactctccaccaagccccccccccccaggacatcgaatggtctacccctaagtAACCGgagtacaagataaatgccatccaGGCAATAAACGCCTTCTACGGTaggcgtgtatttacccggcCAGCAGTTATAACAAGttgtacttacttacttatacatacatacatacatacatacatgcatgcatgcatgcatgcatgcacacacagacacacacacacacgcacgcacgcacacatacatacatacatacatacatacatacatacatacatacatacaatgtacatacatacatacatattcatacaaataaatattaaaatcaaagcCTGTATAGTAAATGTGACAGTTTACAATAGGAACATATACAAGGAAATCAGGCCTTTCAGGCGAACGTCAAACATTCCCAAATTAAATAATCAGTACAGTAAAGAATATAAATACATGACTATTGATAtgtgttttacaaaataaaattgcaaattaaGCTTGCTTGTATATAATCTTTCTCTTCTTCTGCTGAATCAATTCAAACATTTATAATCAAGcacaaataatatatatgtatatataagatATAAGACATCGTGTAAGTTCCTAGAAGCACAGTATTCTTTTGAATCAGATGAAGGTTATCACACCAAATACATAGCTGAACATTGTGTGTCTCCACCAACGActcccctccccacccccaccacgaAGTACTTTGTGTTTGTACTGATGCCTATATTTCATGTTCCTTTCTCAAGTCttcaatgtatttgtatttcggAGTAAGTTCACCATTGGAGCATATGATAGCCTGTTGATATGAAACAATGTGTACTTTTAACAAGTTTATATATAGGTTGTGTGGCATATTTGACGCATGTTCTCATGACATTGTTAAAACTGACGAACATAGTGgcataaatatgtataaaacgGTTGAACATAGTGGCATGCATATGTATAAAATGTCGAACATAGTGGTATAAATTTGTATAAACTGTTGAACATAGtggtatacatatgtataaaaGTGTTGAACATAGTGgcataaatatgtataaaatgttgAACATAGCGGCATGCATATGTATAAACTGTCGAACATAGTGGCATGCATAAGTATAAACTGTCGAACatagtggtatatatatatgtataaactgTTGAACATAGtggtatacatatgtatgaaaGTGTTGAACATAGTggcatacatgtgtataaaatgttgaaCATAGTGGCATgcataagggaccggtcagtttcttcggcctgggggggtccggtggattgggagggggctcactctatttttgaaattggcagtagggggatCATGCTGTTTTCAGAATTGTGGGGGGTCATTGtattttggattgtgatggaagaaaaaaatcccttttctacaatggcatatagccttgtctgaaatgcggtacatgtcaatattggttcttctccctgtttcttactgcacgaggtgtacacatcccagtctcaaagttcttccccctacctcttactgtcaagtgttatcaaacttaatatttcaaaaatatttttctttttacatgttgttgctgtcttgtaaagcttggaatttattgtctgaaagggtctgaatagtctcaaaattgacttttcagagtaaaaaacctccagggcttctaggggagaccccctaggaacccccataagagatatacacATTCCCTGCCCAAGCTTGCctatacctttcactgtcaagatgctattaaactcattttggaatatatttaccatgtGTAGTCAAtagttataattatgatagtgctaacccgggatcttataaagtagatgcaagagtcacgatcaaaaaatacctgtcatgtgaatataatatatatatatatatatatggggggggggtcatcatgttttagaattaagtgataggggggtcaacctgtttttggttttacagatggtcagtgactttttcttggcccaatttaagaatccaccccacccccccacccccaggctgaagaaactgaccggtccctaagtaTAAAATGTCGAACAtggtataaatatgtataaacgGTCGAACATAgtggcatacatatgtataaacTGTCGAACATAgtggcatacatatgtataaacTGTTGAACATAGTGTATAAAAgtgtataaaatatgtataaaagtGTTGAACATagtggcatacatatgcataaacTGTCGAACATAGTGGCAATGACTGttgcatacatatgtataacCTGGCGAACATAgtggcatacatatgtataaacTGTTGAACATAGTGTATAAAAgtgtataaaatatgtataaaagtGTTGAACATagtggcatacatatgcataaacTGTCGATCATAGTGGCAATGAATGttgcatacatatgtataacCTGTCGTCGAACATAgtggcatacatatgtataaacTGTTGAACATAgtggcatacatatgtataaatTGTTTAACATAttggcatacatatatatgatatatatatatacttacatctCTGACAACAGGAGACAAATGAGTCTCACTATCCAAGGACTGATTGGCATTCATTGCAGCCTGAGCAAAGTGagataaatgtaaatatgttacAGACAAATCACAACATTTTTACGTTATTCTTTGACACCATTAGACTATATTTCTATCAGATATTTCATATGATATGAGAAAGAGGATGACGATTTATTatacaaaaaagaataaaagcATGTAATCGAAATTCAATTTGAAACTACTAGCGGAAGCCTATTGGTGCCTTctcttgtgtctgtctgtctgtctgcctgtctgtctgtctgtctgtctgtctgtctgtctgtctgtctgtgtgtgtatgtgtgtgtgtgtgtgtgtgtgtcattgttTTCCCAAAACGGATGGGTCAATACAAACGAAATGCTGTGctcatattttaaaattaatggcTAGATCTGactaggttttggtaaaaattatATGAATACTAATGAGCTATTTACGTAATtacttggggggggggtagtttgGGTATTGTATCCTTCAAATCcattataatttggtacatacattcatgatcCCAAAGTGTATGTGTCATgtcaagtttgataatatagcttgtaggtttctttcataattaatgattttcagcaataagcctatatcttaagaatgcatgcttcaaattcaatatagttTGGCACAAACCTACCAAAGCGCACATGTcctgaaaaaataatatctagttgtaatgagtcatttgcataataaattattttcggtaattaggatatatatgaagagtgcaagcttcaagttcTACATAATTCAAGTTGgcacatacattcatgataccaggGTGCACATGTCTCATAAACTTATTAATGTAATGCTTAGTTTAGTGCAAATTGCTATTTTTAGGAATTTGGCTATATCTTTAACATGCTCTCTTCATATTCAAttaaatacatattacatatatacatatatacatgttctgttgcattccaagAATTATTGTGTGTGAGAACTAAAATCTTAAGACACTGCCCATGAAGGCATtcggtttaaatctggttctgaTTATCATCTAGTGAACATGAAATAACCTCTCTTGTTGTTACAAGTTCTATAAGAAGTAGAAACTGGCGATGTGACTGACCATTTCTTTGATATATGGTAGCAATATACTTCCGAAGTAATCAACGGATTCCTTTGGCAGCTGAGTTGGCATGTTACCAATAGAACACAACAACACACCCTCTCCAAAAAGGCTACCAGAGGAACAAACAGATAATAAAACAGTGACAGTAGATATTTGTGATTTGAATCACATTGTGGGGTATAAGGTTATGAAAGATTAAACCATGTAGTTTTTGTGCGTTTCAACAGTAAGTGTGTTTAAACAGTTATTAGTTTCAACGGTTAATTGAAATGCAAATTCACGTATGTCACAAATATTATGCTATCTCATTTTTTAATAATTGCCAAGAGTTTTCAGTGAAAATGGTGGAAATGaataattcaaaaattaataataCTATCGTTTAGCTGCACACACTTCGTGATACTCAGAAAACATTTACTGACACGCGTCTAAACAAAGCCACAAGCCACATGTCTTTCCAAAGTATAAGTTCTGTCATCGTAAAGTGTTTCTAGTACTGTTTGATTCTATCAGCCCCCTCAATAAACTAGTGTCAACCTGGGTCAACTTCATTACTGTATCAAAATTCATGTTGATATGTGTGATACTAGTCATCgtatttacaattatatattttaaaaacccCACCTGTCTGTCTTTAGGTGATAATGTACATCGTTAGTTTTATGTATAGAAAACGGGGATCCAATAGTCGTTCCACGTTCAACCAACTCCACAGAGCCACCTGTTTCTGCTGCAATATCGCTAATAGCCAAAAGACGGTGTGGTAAACCAGGACAGCCTTCAGTTTCATCTGTCTTTGTACCTCTGTAAGCACCAAGCAGTGTGGCTAGATCGGTTTTCTTGACCAATTTTGGTTGATCTGAAGTCCAATGAATGCAATTTACTATGACAGAAGCCCAGGGTGCATACTGAAAACAGAAAATGACACGGATGAACACCTGCTCATCTATTGTGCTCATTGAAATATTGGCAAATAAATGTCCGGGTAGTAGTTAGGAAAGACTACGGGAATGTACCGCCTAAATTTTTCACTAATACCAAAAATATTGGTCCACTTTCCGTATTGATCGGGAATGATGGATACTTGCTGGCACGCATGCTTTACGTGGCCAGGTCCAATGTCGTCCATGTTAAATTGGTGagaaatgttcatttgataGACCAACCTTGCTATGTCGTTCTActttaaaatgtgaaataacatttaaaaatatttaaaaaagacctagagagagagagagagagagagagagagagagagagagagagagagagagagagagagagagagagagagagagagagagagagagagagagagagagagagagagagggagggagggagaccGTGTTTGTCACTcagtaattgaaaaaaaaaataatgtataaaaatTGTGTATGTAGAATGGAAGTGTGATacgttgtattttattttaacttaCTCTTGTATTGAAATTCGATTCATACAAATCAGGATGTTCCTTGTACTCTAAAGAACAAAATCCTGTACCATTCTTCCTGAAGAGATGGTCTTTCTTATTTATAACTGTTCCGTAAATCGTTTTATGATCTGCAAACGAATCCGGTCCGACGGTTAACGGGCGCAAACTTACATTTTATGAAAGTCAGACGAAACTTGTTAATTTTACATTgcaattttttgtgaaaaaaaaacatttactaAACAGTACATTTTGAGTACTACATTGCAGTATGTGTTGGGGTATGATATGAATACAGAAACACATTATAGTCAGATCTGGCTCATGCTCCAAAGGAGGTTGCCAgccagtgtctgtctgtctgtctgtctgtctgcctgtctgtatttttgtctgcctgtctttctttctgtctgtcatTCTGTCTATCTGTTAGCTGAATATTGTACATTGTCAATTATCTAAGCTTAATTACGACACAATTGTGCGACACTAGATATTAATCAAATAAGTTAATTAATCAGCAACAAAAAAGAAGACGTCTGAATAATTCCCCTTTGCTATCACTCTACGAGTAGTATATGGAGACGTCAAGACAGCCAAGATATACTCCATGTATAAATCATGCATGCATTGCTGTACCTATCGCACGCTGCAGTGACTATTTCGAATTCGTACCTCCATATTTAGCAGCATATTCCAATTCTGCTGGTGGTACAAATCTGTGCGGAAGTTCTTTGAATATCTCCTGGGCACCCTGCATATGTAGGCAGACATATaaaaattgacatacacatgGAAGAGAAGTCTTAAACAAAGTGATATATGTGATACTTGAAACTCCACCCACCATCCATacccccatcccatcccatcccatcccatcagaaaatatattggtattaagatatataaCAAGTATACATTTTACGCCCTCAATTTATAATACTTGGGAAGAGTTTCTTACCTGAGAAGCATTgccagagccagtgaacacaaaggtcaaaggtcctATAGATTTTGGCATCAGTCCCAGTGCTATCTCATGCCCAGTCTCTTTGACTGCCTGTTTTGCTGCATGAATATCACGGTAACTGTGTGCTAAACCGATATGCTGTGAACACAGAAGAAGTTGTTATTTAAGTACCTATTTGTATcgcaaatcatatacatgtgaTTCTGATGTGTTTATTAGGGTTGAAACTGAACACTACACGTAGGCATAACTTGATAAGTATAAAGGATTGCTAAACCGTACGTTGGTAGTTTATAGTTTCCGTTCGTTGCATCTATCATGATCTAGATCTCTACCCACAACTGTATTTTACAGTGTAAGCGTTCACCTGCATGCCATATGCCAACGTGATAACTGATCAGTTAGATATATATTTACCACAAACGGAGTGTTGTGACCTAACCCCAACAATCTCATTCCTAGTCCATGGAGTATGTCGATCGTTCCAGCAATGCCTGCAAATTTACCAAAGGCTAATAGACGTTTACCCATATCATCAACCATCATTTCATAATCCACCAACCGTATTTTCTGGAAAGAAATTATGACTATGAAAACTTcaaactgtatatattgtaacatgAAAACATTGTTTCGTGTGATGGACTGTAAACtagcttatttgcataatataaaaAGCCATATACATGATCTACCATTTCAATGTATACAGAACATTCAGTCCGACAAGATGtgcattatatatattcatgcacacatacatacatacatacatacatacatacatacatacatacatgcatacacgcacacacaaacacacaaacacacatacacacatacatacatacatacatacatacatacatacatacatacatacatacatacatacatacatacatgcatacatgcatacacgcacacacatacacacacacacacatacacacacatacatacatacatacatacatacatacatacatacatacatacatggtacgGAATTGTTACACATGTTGAAATTGATACAACATCAATCTTCCTAGCACTCTGATTCGTTTGACAGTCGCTAATACACAAGAGGTACACATGTAATATCCGATATGAGCACGTTCGCTTATTCCTTTCTTCGGTTCCATTACAACCTCAAATTATCAACTGGCAGGTGTTTCCCATCATTCTACGTTCATTTCCCAATGTGCTGTGGTCTGCCACAATATATACCTATACCGGTATGTGTTAGTGGTAAAGATGAACCAATTTATCCTGTATTCAAAGCACATGTTTCAAAGGTTCTGGTGAAAGGTGTCCTCAAACGGTAAACACGTTTATGACAAGTAAAAGACGTTACCTTTTCCAGCATAGCATCTAGTAATGGCATACTCTCTTTCCATGCCTCACTTGTAAGAGAGAAGAAGGCGTATGATTTATTTGGGATAAGTTTTTCAATCGGTACTTGCTTGAGACAAATAATTAAAGAAGCTTCTGTGATGTCTTCCTGGACTACTGCTCCAGAATTCTCGTATTCCTGGAAAGTGAAAGATCCAGTGAGCTCTTCCTGATATtccttatttatttatgtactaTCATTTCTTAACATAATATTAAATGTCTTGCCGATTAATATGTTTGAGGTTTCTACCGTGTGGAGATTTGATTATaccaatcaaatttaaaaagaagGAGTTTGATTCTCCCAGGAGTAAATAACTTGTATTGATAGACAGTCGACATtgcatacatactagtacatgtagtacatacatTCGCTTATTCCACGCGAATCCAAATGGCCATGACTCCTGCTAAAATTGTTAAACGCTTATCAACATAGATCAGGTATGGCCCCCAAAAATTATGTTGAGCGCTGAGGTGGCATTGGAAAATACACATTACTACATTAACATAATTTACTACTGCATTTGTTAGTGAAGACTTCAAGTAGGCCTTAATGTTTGTCAACTATGAAATAAGTGTGAAGCCTCGAATTGAGAACGGTACCTGCATAGAATAAACCAGTTTGTTGGAAGGCTGCACCAATACTTTGATACCGTGGTTTGTTATTTCCTGGACATGTTTTGGTCCGATTGCTGCTCTTCTTTCCCACGGTGTCCCATCTTCACGTCGTAGAGCAATCACCAGGGGTCTTTGTGGATTTCCAGAAAATGGTCTGACAGCATGATTTTGAGTAACAGTCAATACTCTCCTGTATAACTTTACTGTGCGGTTCTTCCACATTATGTTGTGTTTAGAACGTCCTTAATACGGGTGTAAGTTGTCCGCAGTGTAATAATCATACAGCTAGTGATATTCATGTTCATTCATGTTCAACGTATACGTGGCTGAGTGCATGTTAACGTTAATCGTGATAAGATAGAAcgtttatgtgtacatgtgcgagtgtctaaaatatttcaggttgaccctccccccccccaaaaaaaaatgtttaaatgtgtgttttcttttgttttgacaGTGCTAGCATATCCCctcaaataattttgttttatagtCAATAGTGAAATAGATTTgtgcaacaaaatatacaactttTCTGTTGGTATTGTACTACAGTAGGGATGATAATGgattaaaatatgttttaatggAATCTAAATTGGAATGATAGCAAAAATTTGAGACTCAAAATAGTGGGGCAATTTGAACCATTTTTACTAATATAAATTAAGAACCAAACAGATTATCATTGTAGTAGCAATACTGAAATCATTATTGTCAACAGGTTTAAAATCGTATAACAGTGACTTTTCTAAAGATATGCCGTTGTGATGCCCTAACCCATCCCTTTCCAATTTCATATTAAAAGAAAGGGACCGGTAAGGGATGTCGGACACGTCGTATCTCTCATACAAAAATCGGATATCACCCTTTGTCAAAGTACAGGTCGATTATCATACAAACCATCGCTTTGAACAACGACTCGTCAATCAGTAAAATGGCGGTCGCATTCAACTACTCAGAGAAATGTGTCTGTGGTCTTTTCAATTTGTATTGACATACCAGGCTATATCTTATTTCCACTACAATATCTATGTTGTTATTTAAACGGGAAGTATATCTCGATGAACGTTGACATTGGTACCATTCTAAGTGATAGGACCTTGGATGCAAGGTTATCAAGTTCTCCCAAGTTAATTACAagtatataaatttataaaatagtgccagtggtattgtagcacaactgtatggTTTATGCGTTAATTTTACTGTTGGTATGGGCAGTATCTTTATGAGGTTAAGTGAAAGTTTTaaagtttatccacttgcctaattatccatgttattattattgcaaTATATATCACCGTTTTACTGTTGTTATGCATGTATTCTTGTTtctatgcaaatatatatatatatatatatatatatatatatatatatatatatatatatatatatatatatatatatatatatatatatacacacaccatcatttggctgttgttatggatatatatatatgtatgtatgtatgtatgtatgtatgtatgtatgtatgtatatatgtatgtacatgtatgtgtgtatgtacgtatgtgtctgtctgtctgtgtgtatgtatgtatgtatgtatgtatgtatgtatgtatgtgtctatctgtatgcatatatatatatatatatatatatatatatatatttatatttatatatatatatatatatatatatatatatatatatatatatatatatatatatatatatatattatatatatatatgtatgtgtgtgtgtgtgtgtgtactcacacacatacaacaTTTGTCTTGTGCCACAATGATGAAATGTGACAATGTGCAAAATTTTTGTCAAGTCGGGTGATATTGTTTCAGGTCAACTGTCTTCTATTGTAGATACCTCtgtatttgtatcattttgtttcTTAGCCTATCGATTGCTACTTGGTGGATCTGCGTGACTCAGCTACCTTTGTCCACTCTGAATAGTGTGACTGAGTATCAAAGATTCAGTCAGTATTAAAACAGGctacatttatttcaaactaaaaCAATGATGTACTCTCATTTTCTTAGATGGTTCATATCACCTTTTATTAATCAAAGCCATTTTCATCAACTCACACAAAATTGATGTGGAAATCAACTGGCCCAGACTTTTTTACAATGCTTCATTTAAATACCAATGCACATGgtaaaatgacattatttaaCAAGAAATaaacttgtatattttgtaattggTTATACTAGAAATAGTACCTGAACTGAATATTATGTATACAATTCCAGAATTAACGCTAGTAAACGAGAAACAATAAAGGCCTCATTGGATAAGGATTCTGCAGCATATTCTCGACACATTGCATTACTCCCTCTGTATTCTTTGTACACAAGTCTGATGTCTTTGTAACGGTTTTGTCTTCATCTAGAAAACTAGTAATATCTGGCAGTCAGTGTTTTTTCATTCTGTCATGGTCTCTGGTAAGACATTTTGAATTATCAGGAGTTTTTTCAATGTCTTCTTTCAAAACATCTTGAAGGAACTCCCATTATTGTTACACTGTAGCAAGCCCCCATGTGGCTAATTTGATAGATGGCTATTAACAATGTGCATATGTTGCCCAATATGATAATTCATCATCTGAGAATCCATTTAAAGATGGCCGTCAATTTAAAGATGGCCGCAAGTGCTGCAACTGCTCCAAAATGGCTGGTATAAAAGATTgcttctgattggtcaatatatTGCAggataatgtcattttttgggCCATGTGAGGCTGTGCAGTGCTCTGAAGGTTTTGATAGGAGATAAAGAGTGGAGATTGAAGACAGGCAAGTTGGTACTTTTAAAGCTCGGTTTTCTCAGCTATACAGTGTGTAATGCAAGGCTTATGAATATTCTCCCATTATAATAGGTAGTCTTTCAGAGGGTAAAGTAAATTCATAAAACACATGTCTGAGagcaaaatgtaaaaaaaaaaatgaaagctCATATCTACACTACAATAGAAAACTAACAAACCATGCTGACTTGATTCAGACTATGAGAACAATCAGAACACAATAAAAAGTCATATTACTACCATGGAAAACAAGCTATCGATAAACTATGATAGACACACAAAGTAAAACCATTGTTTTTGCCTGTGGTAGATGATAGCAGTGTCTTGGTTATACAGATATAATCACCCAGTAATCATGAGAGTGTAAACACCAAAAGTCTCAAAAAATCCAGACCAGTTTGTATTGACATAAGTTTGAAATGAAGGTGAATGGGCTGTTGCTTGAGAAAACTGActatcagagatgccaccctacACAGTATGAGTGTATCTACGTCTATATCCATCGATAGTTTATTCAACACATTGCAATACAACCAATAACACCAAAGTGAAGTGTTTTCTGtgtgtaccacaatcgtttatagcatccatatcaagtacaacccataacaccaaattgaagcattttctgtatgtaccgcAATCACTTATAGCATCCTTATCAAGTGTAAAAcaatactgtttcatttgctattaAATACAACCCacaacaccaaagtaaagcattttctgtatgtaccacaatcatttatactatccatatcaagtgtaaaagtcaTTTGCTTAGAAAAGCCAcgtgctaggcttgtaaataaaccaattggaacaatatacttttacacctTGATATTAATGTTacaaacgagtgtagcacatagagaaagtgctttaatTAGGTATTACTAGTTGTAATAATTTtactttgtgtctgtgttagtttgccACTAGTTAATTTGCCACTGTTGTAAGATCTCACCtcaaaacattatttcaaaactcaaaacaaagtaaactaAAGAgtaaactaaaatacaaatttaaaaaaattgtttaaagtGAAGAACACATTTATGACATAGCCCTTACTTGGATATTGAGATAAAGAGCATTGTatcaataatatacatacatacatattacacaaaaacacaaaactattatatataatatattgtcagTCATTGTAAAGCTTTATAAGCCAAATGTTAATGCTGTTGAAAGAGATGAGATACAGTCAGgtttcatattttgatttgcCTTCATGATGTTCAGTTGATATATTCAATACTTTCAGAACTTGTGATGCCCTCATCTATGAGTCTGTGAAGTATAGGTCTGTGGATTTCTTTTGCAAATGGTTTGACCATTCCCTTCTGATCAATCTCACCTGAAATGCAAACATTAACAATAATTAAGATTTGCCATGATAGTTAAATTTAGATTTTAGAATGGTAGCCCAGTGGTTACACACCACCATGGCAGAGAGGACCCTGGGAGTgaatgcaagtattttcactatcacaacacacaaTAGTGTATACACTACCATAGCAGAGAGGACCCTGGGAGTGAATGCAAGCAttttcactatcacaacacacaaTAGTGTATAAACTACCATGTCAGAGAGGACCCTGGGAGTGAATGCAAGCCTTTTCACTATCTCGACACACAATAGTGTATACGCTACCATTGCAGAGAGGACCCTCGGAGTGAATGCAAGTCttttcactatcacaacacacaaTAGTGTATACACTACCATGGCAGAGAGGGCCTTGGAAGTGAATGCAAGTCTTTTCACTGTCACAACGCACAATAGTGTATGCACTACCATGGCAGAGAGGACCCTGGGAGTGAATGCAAGTCTTTTTACTATCACAACACAGTGTAGTATaccacaaaatacaaaacaaactcAAATAGCTATACATACACTGTAGTtaaaaatcccccccccccaagttaGTTGGTACCATAATGTGAAAAATTATCTGCTGTCATTTTCATATGCCAAAATACAAAGGCATGTATCAAATC is from Glandiceps talaboti chromosome 1, keGlaTala1.1, whole genome shotgun sequence and encodes:
- the LOC144446521 gene encoding alpha-aminoadipic semialdehyde synthase, mitochondrial-like, yielding MWKNRTVKLYRRVLTVTQNHAVRPFSGNPQRPLVIALRREDGTPWERRAAIGPKHVQEITNHGIKVLVQPSNKLVYSMQEYENSGAVVQEDITEASLIICLKQVPIEKLIPNKSYAFFSLTSEAWKESMPLLDAMLEKKIRLVDYEMMVDDMGKRLLAFGKFAGIAGTIDILHGLGMRLLGLGHNTPFVHIGLAHSYRDIHAAKQAVKETGHEIALGLMPKSIGPLTFVFTGSGNASQGAQEIFKELPHRFVPPAELEYAAKYGDHKTIYGTVINKKDHLFRKNGTGFCSLEYKEHPDLYESNFNTRYAPWASVIVNCIHWTSDQPKLVKKTDLATLLGAYRGTKTDETEGCPGLPHRLLAISDIAAETGGSVELVERGTTIGSPFSIHKTNDVHYHLKTDSLFGEGVLLCSIGNMPTQLPKESVDYFGSILLPYIKEMAAMNANQSLDSETHLSPVVRDAIICSNGELTPKYKYIEDLRKEHEI